One Salvia splendens isolate huo1 chromosome 22, SspV2, whole genome shotgun sequence DNA segment encodes these proteins:
- the LOC121786607 gene encoding uncharacterized protein LOC121786607, with the protein MFNIVLFGWRKASKCKKLIKRVQCRLKLLKSKRSCIVKQLRRDVAELLKHGHHQLAFERVEQVVVDENMVQVYDLLYQFCEFVIINLPYIRKHRDCPNDINEAASTLIFSSARFGELPELLSIRNLFASRYGQKFVTSALELLPGHLVSAEIIENLEMKRVPNDVKYKFLDEIAESYTEEQPLFLEYKPQFLENEINDQNHVVELEMREGDIKILYEDLLNESKKFWRKACFGMRKDVDLGDDMETSSEISAKLGEEVIYLDDIKEFIPPVIKDSNLQDQRLFVFKSFGSEINHDHDETKSRKSIRKGSRKRSHVQRSLTPAYDEFSSYYGESEASSPEIRRRPRHIDRSKSCPFSQSPDFYSPHRHIHPKLPDYDELAAKFMELKRAHLEKR; encoded by the exons ATGTTCAATATTGTCCTCTTTGGATGGAGAAAGGCCTCAAAATG TAAGAAACTGATAAAGAGAGTTCAGTGCCGCCTCAAACTGCTCAAGAGCAAGAGGAGTTGCATTGTGAAGCAGCTGAGAAGAGATGTTGCCGAGCTGCTCAAGCACGGCCATCATCAACTCGCCTTCGAAAGG GTGGAGCAGGTGGTGGTTGATGAAAATATGGTTCAAGTGTATGATCTCCTGTACCagttttgtgaatttgtgataaTCAATCTTCCTTATATCCGAAAGCACAg GGATTGCCCTAATGACATCAATGAAGCAGCATCAACACTGATTTTCTCATCAGCAAGATTTGGGGAGCTGCCGGAGCTCCTCTCCATCAGGAACCTATTCGCCAGCCGTTACGGTCAAAAATTCGTCACCTCCGCACTTGAGCTACTTCCCGGGCACCTCGTCAGTGCTGAG ATTATAGAAAATCTTGAGATGAAAAGGGTGCCTAACGATGTCAAGTACAAATTCTTGGATGAAATTGCTGAAAGTTACACTGAGGAACAGCCTTTGTTTCTTGAATACAAACCTCAATTTCTCGAAAATGAG ATCAATGATCAAAACCACGTGGTAGAGCTCGAGATGAGAGAGGGAGATATCAAGATCTTGTACGAAGATTTGTTGAATGAATCcaagaaattttggagaaaaGCATGTTTTGGAATGAGAAAAGATGTCGATTTAGGGGATGATATGGAGACTAGTTCAGAAATTTCAGCCAAATTGGGTGAGGAAGTGATCTATCTTGATGATATCAAGGAGTTCATTCCACCCGTGATCAAAGATAGCAATCTCCAAGATCAGAGATTATTCGTGTTCAAATCTTTCGGCTCGGAAATAAACCATGACCATGACGAAACAAAGTCTAGGAAGTCAATAAGGAAAGGGTCGAGGAAGAGATCACACGTTCAACGAAGCCTAACCCCGGCTTACGATGAATTTTCCTCATATTATGGGGAGTCAGAAGCGTCATCGCCCGAGATCAGGCGTAGGCCCCGTCATATTGATAGATCGAAGTCGTGTCCTTTCAGTCAATCCCCCGACTTCTACTCGCCTCATCGCCACATCCATCCAAAGCTTCCGGATTACGATGAGCTGGCGGCGAAGTTCATGGAGCTGAAAAGAGCACATCTTGAGAAGAGGTGA